One Setaria italica strain Yugu1 chromosome I, Setaria_italica_v2.0, whole genome shotgun sequence DNA window includes the following coding sequences:
- the LOC101783409 gene encoding transcription factor EMB1444, which produces MAGALGALCRAGGWSYAAIWRSDRRDPRLLTIGECHCEDEARKVMEKMVNQVHVVGEGVIGRALISGEYQWICDDIPFSLSQISDADNLGLFQGYTWWQHQFLSGIKTIAVVPIPAFGVAQFGSMQKVSESLEFLDQVKGAAFLTESISWHPSARDVQKDVFTYNPQFQLNSSSITEGLVSIKAEAENARLLEDTITVDSLKNFSIASSNHSLHSFNGFTSNESCSGLNPHIVAMPVNSKSINSVKVFQSDSNLRHSYTSENAQQIKSTRQPGFNLASAATSYSSLANLPRIEHELSSTPNKLRYCQQSEKSSSFLDSYTSIFSTDTELKSTLFDNDTPFVQSDVIQEVGTTGSTSYACELHELPNEIWGEATGATKQVKKRDNENNGLLEGTTFDPVMHDWWDDTALLAGNTSHFGATGMNSIAEQASSGPSSVEERGLFSETIFEELLGFDSNISPVMASTDPLAGSVSGCRLPRYNLQDSFSVCNAQEPALKLPSISCTSENVPIGASKATPVSLQNLSTDDCVSLNTANSKVSQVNNPEGVKVVKKRARPGESTRPRPKDRQQIQERVKELREIVPNSAKCSIDALLDRTIKHMLFLQSVTKYAEKIKQADEPKMISKDSSAVLNDNSSGVVLKDDPSAGINGGATWAYEVAGQTMVCPIIVEDLAPPGQMLVEMLCEERGFFLEIADTIRGFGLTILKGLMELRDGKIMARFLVEANKNVTRMDIFLSLVQLLQQNSLNRSSDQLTKVINNGVPSFAEHQQSPISIPVGLAGR; this is translated from the exons ATGGCGGGGGCGCTGGGAGCGCTGTGCCGCGCCGGGGGCTGGTCATACGCGGCGATCTGGCGCTCCGACCGTCGCGACCCGCG GCTGCTTACAATAGGAGAATGCCACTGTGAAGATGAAGCAAGAAAAGTGATGGAGAAGATGGTCAATCAAGTCCATGTTGTCGGAGAAGG CGTCATAGGAAGAGCTCTAATAAGTGGGGAGTACCAATGGATTTGTGATGATATCCCCTTCAGTTTGTCTCAGATAAGCGATGCAGATAACCTAGGTTTATTTCAG GGTTATACTTGGTGGCAACATCAGTTCCTAAGCGGAATAAAG ACTATTGCAGTAGTACCTATCCCGGCGTTTGGTGTGGCACAGTTCGGTTCCATGCAAAAG GTTTCTGAAAGCTTGGAGTTTCTGGATCAAGTTAAAGGTGCAGCTTTTCTGACGGAAAGTATTTCATGGCACCCTTCAGCCAGAGATGTTCAGAAAGATGTTTTCACGTACAATCCACAATTTCAACTTAATTCTTCAAGCATCACAGAGGGTCTTGTAAGTATTAAGGCTGAAGCTGAAAACGCAAGGCTCCTGGAGGACACAATAACTGTAGATTCTCTCAAGAACTTTTCGATTGCTTCAAGTAATCACTCCCTGCATTCTTTTAATGGTTTCACTTCCAATGAAAGTTGCAGTGGCCTGAATCCTCACATAGTGGCCATGCCAGTGAATTCCAAGTCAATAAACAGTGTTAAAGTCTTTCAAAGTGACAGCAATTTGCGGCACAGTTATACTTCAGAGAATGCACAGCAAATCAAATCCACTAGACAGCCTGGTTTTAATTTGGCAAGTGCAGCTACAAGTTATTCAAGTTTGGCCAATCTTCCGAGAATAGAGCATGAGCTGTCATCCACACCTAACAAGCTACGATACTGCCAACAAAGTGAAAAATCATCAAGCTTCCTGGATTCGTACACATCAATATTTTCTACAGATACTGAGCTGAAATCCACTTTATTTGACAATGACACCCCGTTTGTTCAAAGTGATGTGATCCAAGAGGTCGGTACTACTGGGTCTACTTCCTATGCTTGTGAGCTCCACGAATTACCAAATGAAATATGGGGAGAAGCTACAGGAGCAACAAAACAAGTTAAAAAACGAGACAATGAAAATAATGGCTTGCTTGAAGGCACAACATTTGATCCTGTCATGCATGATTGGTGGGATGACACTGCCCTACTAGCAGGAAACACTTCACATTTCGGTGCTACTGGCATGAACTCTATTGCAGAACAGGCAAGTAGTGGTCCATCATCAGTTGAAGAGAGGGGGTTGTTTTCAGAAACTATCTTTGAGGAGCTGCTTGGATTTGACAGCAATATTAGCCCAGTTATGGCTAGCACTGATCCATTAGCTGGCTCTGTCTCAGGCTGTCGATTGCCAAGGTACAACCTTCAAGATTCATTTTCAGTGTGCAATGCACAAGAACCAGCATTGAAACTCCCTTCCATTAGCTGTACATCTGAAAATGTTCCAATTGGAGCATCAAAGGCAACCCCAGTGTCACTGCAGAATTTGTCTACGGATGATTGTGTCAGTTTGAACACTGCAAATTCCAAGGTCAGCCAGGTAAATAATCCTGAAGGAGTGAAGGTTGTTAAAAAAAGAGCTAGGCCAGGTGAAAGCACGCGGCCAAGACCAAAGGACCGTCAGCAGATACAAGAGCGCGTCAAGGAGTTACGTGAGATAGTCCCAAATAGTGCAAAG TGTAGCATTGATGCTTTGTTGGACCGAACAATCAAGCATATGCTCTTTCTACAAAGTGTAACAAAGTATGCAGAAAAGATTAAGCAAGCTGATGAACCAAAG ATGATAAGCAAGGATAGTAGCGCTGTCTTGAACGATAACTCAAGTGGTGTTGTCCTGAAAGACGACCCAAGTGCTGGAATCAATGGAGGTGCCACATGGGCCTATGAGGTTGCAGGGCAGACTATGGTTTGCCCAATAATTGTTGAGGATCTTGCACCGCCTGGTCAGATGCTTGTCGAG ATGCTATGTGAGGAACGTGGATTTTTCCTAGAGATAGCAGACACCATACGTGGATTTGGACTGACAATCTTGAAGGGACTAATGGAACTTCGTGATGGCAAGATAATGGCTCGATTTCTTGTTGAG GCAAACAAGAACGTGACCAGGATGGATATATTTTTATCACTTGTTCAGTTACTGCAGCAGAATAGCCTCAATCGATCTTCGGATCAGCTAACCAAGGTCATTAACAATGGTGTTCCATCTTTTGCGGAGCATCAGCAATCTCCAATATCAATTCcagttggccttgccgggagaTAG